A single window of Nocardioides kongjuensis DNA harbors:
- a CDS encoding TIGR03086 family metal-binding protein: MIPDSPAEEHRTIAATFGDRVRGVAADGWDAPTPVAEWQARDVVRHLVEWFPAFLADGSDIELPTGPDVDADPVAAWDHHAAAVQAVLDDPASADVTFAHPRLTQMPLPRAISEFYTGDVFMHTWDLARATGQDDTLDAERCRVMVEGMAPLDEMLRQSGQYGAKVPVAEDARWQDRLIGFIGRDPAWRP, translated from the coding sequence GTGATCCCGGACAGCCCCGCGGAGGAGCACCGCACCATCGCGGCCACCTTCGGCGATCGCGTCCGCGGCGTGGCCGCGGACGGGTGGGACGCCCCGACACCCGTGGCGGAGTGGCAGGCGCGCGACGTCGTACGCCACCTCGTGGAGTGGTTCCCCGCCTTCCTGGCCGACGGCTCGGACATCGAGCTGCCGACAGGTCCGGACGTCGACGCGGACCCGGTCGCGGCGTGGGACCACCACGCCGCCGCGGTCCAGGCGGTCCTCGACGACCCGGCCAGCGCGGACGTGACCTTCGCGCACCCGCGCCTCACGCAGATGCCGCTCCCCCGCGCGATCTCTGAGTTCTACACCGGCGACGTCTTCATGCACACCTGGGACCTCGCCCGCGCGACCGGCCAGGACGACACCCTCGACGCCGAACGCTGCCGGGTGATGGTCGAGGGGATGGCCCCACTCGACGAGATGCTGCGCCAGAGCGGCCAGTACGGCGCCAAGGTGCCCGTCGCCGAGGACGCGCGCTGGCAGGACCGGTTGATCGGGTTCATCGGTCGCGACCCCGCGTGGCGCCCCTGA
- a CDS encoding SRPBCC family protein: MTTSTTPEVLIEADPDVPTVRIVREFDAPRELVFRAHVDPELVKQWMGPDSIGMEIDVWDLRTGGEYRYTATRDGAEIAHFYGAVHRVNENEKIVQTFGFEEMPDAVSLDTLVFVELPGGRTRLEALSVVYDFESRAGMLASGMEVGINEGYAALDRLLASLTGAEK; the protein is encoded by the coding sequence ATGACCACGAGCACCACACCCGAGGTCCTGATCGAGGCGGACCCCGACGTCCCCACGGTCCGGATCGTCCGCGAGTTCGACGCCCCGCGCGAGCTCGTGTTCCGTGCCCACGTCGACCCCGAGCTGGTCAAGCAGTGGATGGGCCCGGACTCGATCGGCATGGAGATCGACGTGTGGGACCTGCGCACCGGCGGCGAGTACCGCTACACCGCGACCCGTGACGGCGCGGAGATCGCCCACTTCTACGGCGCCGTGCACCGGGTCAACGAGAACGAGAAGATCGTGCAGACCTTCGGCTTCGAGGAGATGCCCGACGCGGTCAGCCTCGACACCCTGGTCTTCGTCGAGCTCCCCGGGGGCCGCACCCGGCTCGAGGCGCTCTCGGTCGTCTACGACTTCGAGTCGCGCGCGGGCATGCTGGCCAGCGGCATGGAGGTCGGCATCAACGAGGGGTACGCCGCCCTCGACCGCCTCCTCGCCTCGCTGACGGGAGCCGAGAAGTGA
- a CDS encoding ArsR/SmtB family transcription factor, translating to MVEQDDRLSRVFGALADPTRRDMVARLAAGDATVGELAAPYDVSLQAVSKHLKVLEEAGLVRRSRDAQRRPVHLDAEVFDLMTKWIERYRQQAEERYRRLDQVLARMQGRDAGTATDEQREEGAAG from the coding sequence ATGGTTGAGCAAGACGACCGACTGTCGCGGGTCTTCGGCGCCCTCGCCGACCCGACCCGGCGCGACATGGTCGCCCGCCTCGCTGCGGGCGACGCGACGGTGGGCGAGCTCGCGGCGCCGTACGACGTCTCGCTCCAGGCTGTGTCCAAGCACCTCAAGGTGCTCGAGGAGGCGGGCCTGGTGCGGCGCAGCCGCGACGCCCAGCGGCGCCCGGTCCACCTGGACGCGGAGGTGTTCGACCTGATGACGAAGTGGATCGAGCGCTACCGGCAGCAGGCCGAGGAGCGCTACCGACGACTGGACCAGGTCCTGGCCCGCATGCAGGGCAGGGACGCCGGCACCGCAACCGACGAGCAGCGAGAAGAAGGAGCAGCAGGATGA
- a CDS encoding NUDIX hydrolase — translation MTFTSEHPPFAVAVDLAVFTIRDGALAVLLVERGEEPFRGSWALPGGFVEPDEDAEQAAWRELREETGMDRFPGHLEQLRTYSAPDRDPRQRVVSIAHVALAPDLPEPQAGTDAADARWWVVDDLLEGPDDLDGPTLAFDHRQILLDARERVRAKLEYTTLATEFVAEPFTLPELRRVYAAVWGSPPDLGNFRRKVLGTDGFVVPTDVRGEATEAGGRRALLYRRGPATLVTPPMVRG, via the coding sequence ATGACCTTCACCTCCGAGCACCCGCCGTTCGCGGTCGCCGTCGACCTGGCCGTCTTCACGATCCGCGACGGCGCGCTCGCCGTCCTCCTGGTCGAGCGCGGCGAGGAGCCGTTCCGGGGCTCGTGGGCCCTGCCCGGCGGGTTCGTCGAGCCGGACGAGGACGCCGAGCAGGCCGCCTGGCGCGAGCTGCGCGAGGAGACCGGCATGGATCGGTTCCCCGGGCACCTCGAGCAGCTGCGGACCTACTCGGCCCCCGACCGCGACCCGCGCCAGCGCGTGGTCTCGATCGCCCACGTCGCCCTGGCACCCGACCTTCCGGAGCCGCAGGCCGGAACCGACGCCGCCGACGCCCGCTGGTGGGTCGTCGACGACCTGCTCGAGGGTCCCGACGACCTCGACGGCCCCACCCTCGCCTTCGACCACCGCCAGATCCTGCTCGACGCGCGCGAGCGGGTCCGCGCCAAGCTCGAGTACACGACACTCGCCACCGAGTTCGTCGCCGAGCCGTTCACGCTGCCCGAGCTGCGTCGCGTGTACGCCGCCGTCTGGGGCTCCCCGCCCGACCTGGGCAACTTCCGCCGCAAGGTCCTCGGCACCGACGGCTTCGTCGTACCCACCGACGTGCGGGGCGAGGCCACCGAGGCCGGTGGGCGCCGGGCGCTGCTCTACCGGCGGGGTCCCGCCACGCTGGTCACGCCGCCGATGGTGCGGGGCTGA
- a CDS encoding isochorismatase family protein produces MDTTRALVVVDVQNDFVEGGSLGVSGGREVAERISRHLADHAGDYAVVAASRDWHHAGETNGGHFHAPGEEPDYVTTWPVHCVQGEAGSEYAPELATAAVTHHVVKGMGEPAYSAFEGVTADGERLVDVLRSAGVSEVDVTGIATDYCVRATALDAVRAGFRVRLLDGLHAGVAPDSSKAALEELAAAGVEVAR; encoded by the coding sequence ATGGACACCACCCGTGCCCTGGTCGTCGTCGACGTCCAGAACGACTTCGTCGAGGGAGGCTCGCTCGGCGTGAGCGGCGGCCGGGAGGTCGCCGAGCGGATCAGCCGGCACCTCGCCGACCACGCCGGCGACTACGCGGTCGTGGCGGCCTCCCGCGACTGGCACCACGCGGGCGAGACCAACGGAGGCCACTTCCACGCGCCCGGCGAGGAGCCGGACTACGTGACCACGTGGCCCGTGCACTGCGTCCAGGGCGAGGCCGGCTCGGAGTACGCGCCTGAGCTGGCGACCGCGGCCGTGACGCACCACGTCGTCAAGGGCATGGGCGAGCCGGCGTACTCCGCGTTCGAGGGAGTCACGGCCGACGGCGAACGGCTGGTCGACGTGCTGCGGTCGGCCGGCGTCTCGGAGGTCGACGTCACCGGCATCGCCACCGACTACTGCGTGCGGGCCACCGCCCTCGACGCAGTGAGGGCGGGGTTCCGGGTCCGGCTGCTCGACGGCCTGCACGCCGGGGTCGCGCCCGACTCGTCGAAGGCGGCGCTCGAGGAGCTGGCCGCGGCTGGCGTGGAGGTGGCCCGATGA
- a CDS encoding HsdM family class I SAM-dependent methyltransferase — translation MARSTEADEAADAYERHLAIHERDRRRAQGSFYTPAELVEWVLDHALPERGRVLDPACGTGHFLVAAARRLGVRAVHGSDLDPDAVRIARERLHALDPTVPPAEIADRVRVADGLVAWEDGSFDAVVGNPPFLGQLRRHSAGQSEAHRRGLGAYTDTSAVFLRRALDLVVPGGTVALVQPISVLAARDAGPVRAAVAERGAVTDFWCSDRPVFDGTTVLTCVPVVRAGATPPTDPDAWGTLAAPGFGIPGVVLPAGTGALGDLATCTADFREQYYGLAPFVHDHLPGGTPLVTTGLIDPAESRWGSAPTRFARRQYDAPAVDLAALRADGAFARWAEARLVPKVLVAGQGRVIEAVVDEAGAWLPSVPVVSVVPHDRGDLWRLLAVLLAPPVVAHAAARYLGTGLAPGSVKVSARQLAALPLPADVDAWGEGAELAQRAQAAGASERAGLLVAAGRVMTAAYAGGDDVHAWWAARVRRTDDSGGTDRSAPA, via the coding sequence ATGGCGCGCAGCACCGAGGCGGACGAGGCCGCCGACGCCTACGAGCGCCACCTCGCGATCCACGAGCGTGACCGGCGTCGCGCGCAGGGCTCCTTCTACACACCCGCCGAGCTGGTCGAGTGGGTGCTCGACCACGCGCTCCCGGAGCGGGGGAGGGTGCTCGACCCGGCCTGTGGCACCGGGCACTTCCTGGTCGCCGCCGCACGCCGTCTCGGCGTCCGTGCGGTGCACGGTTCCGACCTCGATCCCGACGCGGTGCGGATCGCCCGTGAGCGGTTGCACGCCCTCGACCCGACCGTGCCCCCGGCGGAGATCGCCGACCGGGTGCGGGTCGCCGACGGCCTGGTCGCGTGGGAGGACGGCAGCTTCGACGCCGTCGTGGGCAACCCGCCCTTCCTCGGCCAGCTGCGCCGCCACTCCGCCGGGCAGAGCGAGGCGCACCGGCGCGGGCTGGGCGCCTACACCGACACCAGCGCGGTGTTCCTGCGCCGCGCGCTCGACCTCGTCGTACCCGGCGGCACGGTGGCCCTCGTCCAGCCGATCTCCGTCCTCGCCGCCCGCGACGCCGGGCCGGTCCGTGCTGCCGTCGCCGAGCGCGGCGCCGTCACCGACTTCTGGTGCAGCGACCGGCCAGTCTTCGACGGCACCACCGTGCTCACCTGCGTCCCCGTCGTGCGCGCCGGCGCCACACCGCCCACCGACCCGGACGCCTGGGGCACGCTCGCGGCGCCCGGCTTCGGGATCCCGGGGGTCGTGCTGCCGGCCGGTACCGGCGCCCTCGGCGACCTGGCCACCTGCACCGCCGACTTCCGCGAGCAGTACTACGGCCTCGCGCCCTTCGTCCACGACCACCTGCCCGGCGGCACCCCGCTGGTCACCACCGGACTGATCGACCCTGCCGAGTCGCGCTGGGGGAGCGCGCCGACCCGCTTCGCCCGTCGGCAGTACGACGCCCCGGCGGTCGACCTCGCCGCGCTCCGTGCCGACGGTGCCTTCGCGCGGTGGGCCGAGGCCCGTCTCGTGCCCAAGGTGCTGGTCGCCGGGCAGGGCCGGGTGATCGAGGCGGTGGTCGACGAGGCGGGGGCCTGGTTGCCGTCGGTGCCGGTGGTGAGCGTCGTGCCGCACGACCGGGGCGACCTGTGGCGGCTGCTGGCCGTGCTGCTCGCTCCGCCGGTGGTCGCGCACGCCGCCGCGCGCTACCTCGGCACCGGCTTGGCGCCCGGGTCGGTCAAGGTCAGCGCCCGCCAGCTCGCGGCACTCCCGCTGCCCGCCGACGTCGACGCCTGGGGCGAGGGAGCTGAGCTGGCGCAACGGGCCCAGGCGGCGGGGGCGAGCGAGCGGGCCGGTCTGCTCGTGGCTGCCGGACGGGTGATGACTGCCGCCTATGCGGGCGGTGACGACGTCCATGCCTGGTGGGCCGCCCGCGTCCGTCGTACCGATGATTCCGGCGGCACCGACCGGTCGGCCCCTGCATGA
- a CDS encoding VOC family protein, whose translation MSDFLADGVELFAGICVRDHARARPWYDALLGAPPSFLAHEKESVWEVAPHRWLVVEERPERAGYATQTLFVEDLEARVAAIAERGIRPAAEEVYGDGVRKVLFRDPDGNEVGFGGNPGADLVD comes from the coding sequence ATGAGCGATTTCCTGGCCGACGGCGTCGAGCTGTTCGCGGGCATCTGTGTGCGCGACCACGCGCGGGCCAGGCCGTGGTACGACGCGCTGCTCGGCGCGCCACCCAGCTTCCTGGCGCACGAGAAGGAGTCGGTCTGGGAGGTGGCGCCCCACCGGTGGCTGGTCGTCGAGGAACGGCCCGAGCGCGCCGGGTACGCCACGCAGACCCTCTTCGTCGAGGACCTCGAGGCCCGGGTCGCGGCGATCGCGGAGCGAGGCATCCGTCCGGCCGCCGAGGAGGTCTACGGCGACGGTGTGCGCAAGGTGCTCTTCCGGGACCCGGACGGCAACGAGGTCGGCTTCGGGGGCAACCCCGGAGCCGACCTCGTCGACTGA
- a CDS encoding IclR family transcriptional regulator → MAQVPAATRALRVLRFLAGQPEPVAVERIARELGIPRSTTYHLLQAMAEEGFVVHLADDRRYGLGVAAFEVGSGYQRQAPLQRLARRPLATLVDRTGHSAHLAVPHGRDVLYVVEERAPGRPPLVTDVGVRLPSHLTASGRAILAHLPQSQVRALYPDRAAFVDRTGVGPGSPTALRSVLSETRQRGYAIEDSEVTAGMASVAAAVLDHNEMPVAGVAITYPTEELDERQRERLAGAVVATAGTLSRRLRGR, encoded by the coding sequence GTGGCACAGGTACCCGCAGCGACCCGGGCCCTGCGGGTCCTGCGCTTCCTCGCCGGCCAGCCGGAGCCGGTCGCCGTGGAACGCATCGCGCGAGAGCTCGGGATCCCGCGCTCCACGACGTACCACCTGCTCCAGGCGATGGCCGAGGAGGGCTTCGTCGTCCATCTCGCCGACGACCGCCGCTACGGCCTGGGCGTCGCCGCCTTCGAGGTGGGTTCCGGCTACCAGCGCCAGGCACCGCTGCAGCGCCTGGCGCGGCGCCCGCTGGCGACCCTCGTCGACCGCACCGGTCACAGCGCGCACCTCGCCGTGCCCCACGGCCGCGACGTGCTCTACGTCGTCGAGGAGCGCGCCCCGGGTCGCCCACCACTGGTCACCGACGTCGGCGTCCGGCTGCCCTCGCACCTGACCGCGAGTGGGCGCGCGATCCTCGCCCACCTCCCCCAGAGCCAGGTCCGGGCGCTCTACCCCGACAGGGCAGCGTTCGTCGACCGCACCGGCGTCGGCCCCGGCTCCCCCACCGCCCTGCGCTCGGTGCTCTCGGAAACCCGTCAGCGGGGGTACGCGATCGAGGACAGCGAGGTCACCGCGGGGATGGCCAGCGTCGCGGCCGCGGTCCTCGACCACAACGAGATGCCGGTCGCAGGCGTCGCGATCACGTACCCGACCGAGGAGCTGGACGAGCGGCAGCGGGAGCGGCTGGCCGGGGCGGTCGTCGCCACGGCCGGGACGCTCAGCCGGCGGCTGCGGGGCCGGTAG
- the hutH gene encoding histidine ammonia-lyase, whose translation MEKVTVGTGAVSFDDVVAVARGGAAVVLSDEALAAIDKARAVIEDLAASPTPHYGVSTGFGALATRHIAPELRAQLQRSLVRSHAAGSGPEVEREVVRGLMLLRLSTLATGRTGVRRETAELLAGLLTHGITPVVHEYGSLGCSGDLAPLAHCALALMGEGPVRDAAGELTDAATALAAAGLTPVELQEKEGLALINGTDGMLGMLVLAIDDLTDLLKVADISAAMSVEGQLGTDRVFAPELQAIRPHPGQAASAANLTAILRDSGVVASHRGPDCNRVQDAYSLRCSPQVHGGVRDTVAHAVSVASRELASAVDNPVVLADENRVESNGNFHGAPVAYVLDFLAIVTADLASIAERRTDRFLDKARNHGLPPFLADDPGVDSGLMIAQYTQAAIVSELKRLANPASVDSIPSSAMQEDHVSMGWSSARKLRKAVDGLTRVLAIELMTAARALDLRAPLTPSPATGAVVELLRNAGVGGPGIDRFLAPEIEIAHQLVADRSVTGAVANVIGELA comes from the coding sequence ATGGAGAAAGTGACTGTCGGAACGGGCGCGGTTTCGTTCGACGACGTGGTTGCGGTCGCCCGTGGCGGCGCCGCTGTTGTGCTCAGCGACGAGGCCCTCGCCGCGATCGACAAGGCGCGCGCGGTCATCGAGGACCTCGCCGCGTCCCCGACGCCCCACTACGGCGTCTCCACCGGGTTCGGCGCCCTCGCCACCCGCCACATCGCCCCCGAGCTGCGTGCCCAGCTCCAGCGCTCGCTGGTCCGCTCGCACGCCGCCGGCAGCGGCCCCGAGGTCGAGCGCGAGGTCGTGCGCGGCCTCATGCTGCTGCGCCTGTCCACGCTCGCGACCGGTCGCACCGGTGTGCGCCGCGAGACCGCCGAGCTGCTCGCCGGGCTGCTCACCCACGGCATCACCCCGGTCGTCCACGAGTACGGCTCGCTCGGCTGCTCCGGCGACCTCGCCCCGCTCGCGCACTGCGCGCTCGCCCTCATGGGCGAGGGCCCGGTCCGCGACGCGGCCGGCGAGCTCACCGACGCCGCCACCGCCCTCGCCGCCGCCGGCCTCACGCCGGTCGAGCTGCAGGAGAAGGAGGGCCTGGCGCTCATCAACGGCACCGACGGCATGCTCGGCATGCTGGTGCTCGCGATCGACGACCTGACCGACCTGCTCAAGGTCGCCGACATCTCGGCCGCCATGTCGGTGGAGGGCCAGCTCGGCACCGACCGGGTGTTCGCCCCCGAGCTGCAGGCCATCCGCCCGCACCCCGGCCAGGCGGCCTCCGCGGCCAACCTCACCGCGATCCTGCGGGACAGCGGCGTCGTCGCGTCCCACCGGGGCCCCGACTGCAACCGCGTCCAGGACGCGTACTCGCTGCGCTGCTCGCCGCAGGTCCACGGCGGTGTGCGTGACACCGTCGCCCACGCGGTCTCCGTCGCCTCGCGCGAGCTCGCCTCGGCCGTCGACAACCCGGTCGTCCTCGCCGACGAGAACCGGGTCGAGTCCAACGGCAACTTCCACGGTGCACCGGTCGCCTACGTGCTCGACTTCCTCGCGATCGTCACCGCCGACCTCGCCTCGATCGCGGAGCGTCGTACCGACCGCTTCCTCGACAAGGCCCGCAACCACGGCCTGCCGCCGTTCCTCGCCGACGACCCGGGCGTCGACTCGGGCCTGATGATCGCCCAGTACACCCAGGCCGCGATCGTCTCGGAGCTCAAGCGCCTGGCCAACCCGGCCAGCGTCGACTCCATCCCCAGCAGCGCGATGCAGGAGGACCACGTCTCGATGGGCTGGTCGTCCGCGCGCAAGCTGCGCAAGGCCGTCGACGGCCTGACCCGGGTGCTGGCCATCGAGCTGATGACCGCCGCCCGCGCGCTCGACCTGCGCGCCCCGCTGACCCCCAGCCCGGCCACCGGCGCCGTCGTGGAGCTGCTCCGCAACGCCGGCGTGGGCGGTCCCGGCATCGACCGGTTCCTCGCCCCCGAGATCGAAATCGCCCACCAGCTCGTCGCCGACCGGTCCGTCACCGGTGCCGTCGCCAACGTGATCGGAGAACTCGCATGA
- the hutU gene encoding urocanate hydratase has product MTDQTSQTNPRLPIHAATGTELTAKSWQTEAPLRMLMNNLDPENAERPEDLVVYGGTGKAARNWEAYDALVRTLRDLEDDETMLVQSGKPVGVWKTNKWAPRVLIANSNLVGDWANWEEFRRLEELGLTMYGQMTAGSWIYIGTQGILQGTFETFAAVADKRFNGTLAGTITLTAGLGGMGGAQPLAVTMNDGVAICVDVDQSRITRRIEHRYLDVQADNLEHALELAVQARDERRGLSIGLLGNAAEIFPKLLEMKAPIDIVTDQTSAHDPLSYLPVGVAFEDWHAAAERDPEGFTKDAQASMAAHVRAMVEFQDAGAEVFDYGNSIRDEARKGGYDRAFEFPGFVPAYIRPLFCEGKGPFRWAALSGDPADIAATDKAILELFPDNERLHKWIGMAQERVHYQGLPARICWLGYKERHLAGLKFNEMVKSGELKAPIVIGRDHLDCGSVASPYRETESMLDGSDAIADWPLLNAMTAVASGATWVSLHHGGGVGMGRSIHSGQVCVADGTELAAAKIEAVLTNDPGMGVIRHVDAGYDRAIEVAAERGVRIPMQEG; this is encoded by the coding sequence ATGACCGACCAGACCAGCCAGACCAACCCCCGCCTGCCCATCCACGCCGCGACCGGCACCGAGCTGACCGCGAAGTCGTGGCAGACCGAGGCCCCGCTGCGGATGCTGATGAACAACCTCGACCCCGAGAACGCGGAGCGACCCGAGGACCTCGTCGTCTACGGCGGCACCGGCAAGGCCGCCCGCAACTGGGAGGCGTACGACGCCCTCGTGCGCACCCTGCGTGACCTCGAGGACGACGAGACCATGCTCGTCCAGAGCGGCAAGCCGGTCGGCGTGTGGAAGACCAACAAGTGGGCCCCGCGCGTGCTCATCGCCAACTCCAACCTGGTCGGCGACTGGGCGAACTGGGAGGAGTTCCGCCGCCTGGAGGAGCTCGGCCTGACCATGTACGGCCAGATGACGGCCGGCTCGTGGATCTACATCGGCACCCAGGGCATCCTCCAGGGCACCTTCGAGACCTTCGCCGCCGTCGCCGACAAGCGCTTCAACGGCACCCTCGCCGGCACGATCACCCTCACCGCCGGCCTCGGCGGCATGGGTGGCGCCCAGCCGCTCGCCGTCACCATGAACGACGGTGTCGCGATCTGTGTCGACGTCGACCAGAGCCGGATCACCCGCCGCATCGAGCACCGCTACCTCGACGTCCAGGCCGACAACCTGGAGCACGCCCTCGAGCTGGCCGTCCAGGCCCGCGACGAGAGGCGCGGCCTGTCCATCGGCCTGCTCGGCAACGCCGCCGAGATCTTCCCCAAGCTGCTCGAGATGAAGGCCCCGATCGACATCGTGACCGACCAGACGTCGGCCCACGACCCGCTGTCCTACCTCCCCGTCGGCGTGGCCTTCGAGGACTGGCACGCCGCCGCCGAGCGTGACCCGGAGGGGTTCACCAAGGACGCCCAGGCGTCGATGGCCGCGCACGTGCGGGCGATGGTGGAGTTCCAGGACGCCGGCGCCGAGGTGTTCGACTACGGCAACTCGATCCGCGACGAGGCGCGCAAGGGCGGCTACGACCGCGCGTTCGAGTTCCCGGGCTTCGTCCCGGCGTACATCCGCCCGCTGTTCTGCGAGGGCAAGGGCCCCTTCCGCTGGGCCGCGCTCTCCGGCGACCCGGCCGACATCGCCGCCACCGACAAGGCGATCCTCGAGCTGTTCCCCGACAACGAGCGGCTCCACAAGTGGATCGGCATGGCCCAGGAGCGGGTCCACTACCAGGGCCTCCCGGCGCGCATCTGCTGGCTGGGATACAAGGAGCGCCACCTGGCGGGCCTGAAGTTCAACGAGATGGTCAAGAGCGGCGAGCTCAAGGCCCCGATCGTGATCGGCCGCGACCACCTCGACTGCGGCTCGGTCGCCTCGCCGTACCGCGAGACCGAGTCCATGCTCGACGGCTCCGACGCCATCGCCGACTGGCCGTTGCTCAACGCCATGACCGCGGTCGCCTCGGGTGCCACCTGGGTGTCGCTGCACCACGGCGGCGGCGTCGGCATGGGTCGCTCGATCCACTCCGGCCAGGTCTGCGTCGCCGACGGCACCGAGCTCGCTGCGGCGAAGATCGAGGCCGTGCTGACCAACGACCCCGGCATGGGCGTCATCCGCCACGTCGACGCGGGCTACGACCGCGCCATCGAGGTCGCTGCCGAGCGCGGCGTCCGGATCCCGATGCAGGAGGGCTGA
- a CDS encoding allantoate amidohydrolase, with the protein MDQVADFEQMWRDLTPIGRSASSGGYFRQPWHAAELELRAWFREAATARGLEVEEDPFGNLVAWWGPAADFAATGKILTGSHLDSVLDGGAYDGPLGVASSFAALDLMRERGVRPTRRLGVAAFVEEEGSRFGRACLGSRLAVGATTWADAAELTDREGVRLGDVIEGPADGAGSTMLDGVATYVELHVEQGRGLIDLDAPVGVHDAIWPHGRYRYDIAGRADHAGTTRMEDRVDPMLTYAMTALAANKQARVQGQRATFGRIDVRPNGTNAVPSHVTGWLDARAESDAALAALVGEIERQATERAERDGTTVTVTAESVSGEVAFDVALRDELAGRLGGVPILPTQAGHDAGILQDAGIPTAMLFVRNPSGVSHSPYESAEMADCLAGVTALADSLTGLVTAQVTA; encoded by the coding sequence GTGGACCAGGTTGCTGACTTCGAGCAGATGTGGCGTGACCTCACGCCCATCGGACGCTCGGCGTCCTCCGGCGGCTACTTCCGCCAGCCGTGGCACGCGGCCGAGCTCGAGCTCCGTGCGTGGTTCCGCGAAGCGGCCACCGCACGTGGCCTCGAGGTCGAGGAGGACCCGTTCGGCAACCTGGTCGCGTGGTGGGGGCCGGCGGCCGACTTCGCCGCCACCGGCAAGATCCTGACCGGCTCCCACCTCGACTCCGTCCTCGACGGGGGCGCCTACGACGGCCCGCTCGGTGTCGCGTCCTCCTTCGCCGCGCTCGACCTGATGCGCGAGCGCGGCGTCCGGCCGACCCGGCGCCTCGGCGTCGCGGCGTTCGTCGAGGAGGAGGGCTCGCGCTTCGGCCGGGCCTGCCTCGGCTCCCGGCTCGCGGTCGGCGCCACGACGTGGGCCGACGCAGCTGAGCTCACCGACCGCGAGGGCGTCCGCCTCGGCGACGTCATCGAGGGACCCGCCGACGGCGCAGGGTCGACCATGCTCGACGGCGTCGCCACCTACGTCGAGCTCCACGTCGAGCAGGGCCGCGGCCTGATCGACCTCGACGCGCCGGTCGGCGTCCACGACGCGATCTGGCCGCACGGCCGCTACCGCTACGACATCGCCGGTCGCGCCGACCACGCGGGCACCACCCGGATGGAGGACCGCGTCGACCCGATGCTCACCTACGCGATGACCGCGCTCGCCGCCAACAAGCAGGCGCGCGTGCAGGGCCAGCGCGCCACCTTCGGCCGCATCGACGTACGGCCCAACGGCACCAACGCGGTGCCCTCGCACGTCACCGGCTGGCTCGACGCCCGCGCCGAGTCCGACGCAGCCCTCGCCGCCCTGGTGGGCGAGATCGAGCGCCAGGCCACCGAGCGCGCCGAGCGCGACGGCACCACCGTCACGGTCACGGCCGAGTCGGTGAGCGGCGAGGTCGCCTTCGACGTCGCGCTGCGCGACGAGCTCGCGGGACGCCTGGGGGGCGTTCCGATCCTGCCGACCCAGGCGGGGCACGACGCCGGCATCCTGCAGGACGCGGGCATCCCCACCGCCATGCTGTTCGTCCGCAACCCGTCGGGCGTCTCGCACTCGCCGTACGAGAGCGCCGAGATGGCGGACTGCCTCGCCGGCGTCACCGCCCTCGCGGACTCCTTGACGGGCCTGGTGACCGCGCAGGTGACGGCATGA